GACGCGTCGGACGGCGAGATCGCCAGCGCGCCGCCGGAGCCGGCGGTCCAGTTCACGTCGTTCGGGCCGTGCGCCTTGGTGTTGGACGGCAGCAGGCCGGTGCCGACCCAGATCTGGCCGTGCTGCTGGGCCAGGGTCCAGAAGTATTCGATGGTGGCGAACTTGTCGCCGTTGACCGAGGCCGAATTGGTGAAGCCGGCGGCGATCTTGTCCTTCCAGGCCTGCGCAAACCACGGCTTGGAGCTGGCGTCGGCGAACTTCTTGAACTGCCAGGCCGGGCCGCCCATGTAGGTCGGGCTGCCGTAGACGATGGCGTCGGCCTGGCCGATGGCCTCCCAGGCGCCGTCGGGCAGGTTGCCGTCCTGGTCGATGCGGTACAGCGTGGCTTCGCCGACGCTGGCGGCGCCGGCGTGCACGGCTTCGGCCTGCTTGACGGTGTGGCCGTAGCCGCTGAAGTAGACGATCGCGATCTTGCTCATGCGCGGACTCCTGAAGGTGAGGGGGAAAAGCGCGGGCATTGTGCGCATGCCCGGCCGCCCCGATCAGCGCCATCGGCGGGATGTTGTGTCCGACCGCCCGCCGCGGTTCAGCTCTCGGCCGGGGAGGAGCGCATCGTGCGGTCGATGCCCACTTCGACCAGGTAGTCGATGAAGCTGCGCACCTTCGGCGCCAGGTGGCTGCGGCTGGCGTACACCGCGTACACGCCGATCGGCCCGATCTCGTGGTCGGGCAGCACCCGCACCAGGCGGCCGTCCTCCAGCGCCGCCTCGGCCATGAAGTCCGGCTGCACGGTGATGCCCATGCCGGCGATGGCCGCCTCGCGCAGCACGTCGCCGCAATTGGCGCGCAGGGTGCCGGCCACCCGTACCTGGGTCGCGCCGTCGGGGCCGTGCAGGGTCAGGTCGTCCTGCACGTAGCTGTAGCTGAGGAACGGGTGGCCGGCCAGGTCGGCCGCCAACTGCGGGGTGCCGGCGCGGGCCAGGTAGGCCGGCGCCGCGCACAGGAACGCCTGCACTTCGCCGAGCTTGCGTGCGATCAGGGTCGGCGCCACCTGCCGGGTGATGCGGATCGCCAGGTCGTAACCTTCCTCGACGATATCCACCAGGCGGTCGGACAGCGACAGATCCAGGGCGACCTGCGGGTAGCGCGCGCTGTAGCCGGCCAGGCGCGGCCCGAGCCGGGCGACGCTGAAACTGAAGGGCGCGTTGATCCGCAGCGTGCCGGAGGGCGTCAGCGCCTGCTCGCCGACCGCGGCCTCCATGTCGTCGAACTCGGCCAGCAGCAACTGGCAGCGCTGGTAATAGGCGGCGCCGACGCTGCTCGGGCTGACCCGGCGTGTGGTGCGATTGAGCAGGCGCGAGCCCAGGCGCTGTTCCAGCCACGCCACCTGGCGGGTGACGCTGGCCGTGGAGATGCCCAGCGCGTCGGCGGCGGCGTTGAACCCGTTGCGGTCGACCACGGCGACAAAGACCCGCATCGCCTCCAGCGTGTCCATTGTTTCGGTTCCTGAAATGGATCGTCGGCGGCAGGGTAATTTATTCCCGCAGATGGCGGGAATACCCTGGTCACCTGCACGAACGCCCGGCGCTGGCCGCGCCCGCCACCGTGCCATCCCCCACTGTGTGGAGACCTGCCATGGCGCGTTTGCCTTCCCTGTACATCTCGCACGGTTCGCCGATGACCGCGCTGCAGCCCGGCCTGGTCGGCACGCGGCTGGCCGAACTGGCGGCGACGCTACCGCGGCCGCGCGCCATCGTGCTGGCCTCGGCGCACTGGCTGGGCCGGCGGCCGCTGGTCGGCGCCGCCGCGCAGCCGCAGACCATCCACGATTTCGGTGGCTTCCCGCAGGCGCTGTACGCGATGCAGTACCCGGCCCCGGGCGCGCCGGCGCTGGCCCACCAGGTGGCCGAGCTGCTGGCGCAGGCCGGGCTGGCACCAGTGCTGGACGAGCGCCGCGGCCTGGACCATGGCGTCTGGGTGCCGCTGTCGCTGCTGTACCCGCAGGCCGATATCCCGGTGGTGCCGCTGTCGATCCAGCCCGAACTGGGGCCGGAGCACCACCTGGCGCTGGGCCGCGCGCTGGCGCCGCTGCGCGAGGACGGCGTGCTGGTGATCGGCTCGGGCAGCATCACCCACAACCTGCACGACTTGGGCCGCTACGCCGAGGGCAAGGAGGTGCCCTACGTGCGTCCGTTCATCGAGTGGACCGAGCAGGCGTTGCGCCGCGACGACGTGCCGGCGATGCTCGACTACCGCCGCCAGGCGCCGTTCGCCGCGCGCGCGCATCCCACCGACGAGCACTGGCTGCCGATCTATGTGGCGATGGGCGCGGCCGGGGCGGATGGGCTGGGCGCGCAGCGCATCGACGCCGGCATCGATGCCGGCCTGCTGGCGATGGACATCTACCGCTTCGACGGCGCCGCCGCGCGTGCGGCGGCCTGAGCGGTTCATCGCGGTGAAGGCCGCAGCGCATCCGCGTCTCACCGTTTGAGACGCGGACCCGGCATCGTCGGCCGGTGAATACCCTCGAGAAACTCGCCGTGCTCGCCGACGCGGCCAAGTACGACGCGTCCTGCGCCTCCAGCGGCGCCGACAAGCGCCATTCGCTGCGCAGCGGCGGGATCGGCAGCACCGAGGGCATGGGTATCTGCCATTCGTACACGCCCGATGGGCGTTGCGTGTCGCTGCTGAAGATCCTGCTGACCAACTTCTGCGTGTTCGACTGCGCGTACTGCGTCAACCGCGTGTCCAGCAACGTGCGCCGCGCGCGCTTCACCCCGGCCGAAGTGGTCAAGCTGACCCTGGATTTCTACAAGCGCAACTACATCGAAGGGCTGTTTCTTTCCAGCGGCATCATCCGCAACAGCGACTACACCATGGAGCAACTGGTGGAAGTGGCGCGGCTGCTGCGCGAGGAGCACCGCTTCGCCGGCTACATCCATCTCAAGACCATTCCCGATGCGGCGCCGGAACTGCTGGCCGCCGCCGGCCGCTACGCCGACCGGCTCAGCATCAACGTGGAGTTGCCGACCGAGCGCGGCCTGGCGCAACTGGCGCCGGAGAAGAACGTCGGCGGCATCCGCGCGGCGATGGGCGAGTTGCGCTGGCGCATCGAGGAAAGCAAGGAGGCGCGCAAGGCGGAAACCCGCGTGCGTGCCAAGCCGCCGCGTTTCGCCCCGGCCGGACAGAGCACGCAGATGATCGTCGGAGCGGACGGCGCGGACGATCGCGCGATCCTGCACACCAGCCACAATCTCTACGGCAATTACCGCCTGCGCCGGGTCTACTACTCCGCGTTCAGCCCGATTCCCGACGCCTCGGCCAAGCTGCCGCTGCTGGCGCCGCCGCTGCAGCGCGAACACCGCCTGTACCAGGCCGACTGGCTGCTGCGGTTCTACGATTTCTCGGTGGAGGAGATCGCCCCGCCCACCACCAGCGGCATGCTCGATCTGGATGTGGACCCCAAGCTGGCCTGGGCGCTGCGCAACCCCGAACGGTTCCCGGTGGATCTCAACACCGCCGCGCGCGAGATGCTGCTGCGGGTGCCGGGGCTGGGCACGCGCAACGTCGAGCGTCTGCTGCTGGCGCGGCGGCATGCGCGGCTGCGGGTCGAGGACCTGGCGCGGTTGCGGGTGCCGCTGAAGAAGCTGCTGCCGTTCGTCAGTGTGCTCGACCATCATCCGCGGCAACGACTGGACGATCCGCAGCGGCTGCGCGCGCAACTGGCGCCGGCGCCGCGGCAGGGGGGCTTGTTTGATTGACGCGGTGAGTGCGGCCCGTCGCGTTCGACGCGCTGGTGCGAGGCAGGGAGCGGACCGTGTTCCAGGCTGAGGTGCTGCCGCCGTGGAGCCTGGAGGCGTGGCGGGCGGTGGCGCGGGCGGCGTGGTGTGCGCAGGTGGCGCCGGAGACGCTGGCCTGGGACGGCGATGCGCAGGGTGGTCTGCTCGCCGGGACCGATGTCGCCACGTTGCCGGCGCAGCTGCCGCCGCCGCGGGTGTCGGCCGAGTTCCTTGCGCTGGCCGGTGCGGTGCTGTGCCATCGCGCTCCGCAGCGGCACGCGCTGCTGTACCGCCTGCTGTGGCGCATCGCCGACGGCGAGCGCGCGCTGCTGCAGCGGGTCACCGATGCCGATGTGCACCGCGCCCAGCAGTGGGCGCAGGCGGTGCGCCGCGACAGCCACAAGATGAAGGCGTTCGTGCGCTTCCGCGAGGTGCCGGGCGAGCAGGAGGCCTACATCGCCTGGTTCGAGCCGGAACACCACATCGTCGATCGGGTGGCGCCGTTCTTCGCGCGGCGCTTCGCCGGCATGCGCTGGGCGATCCTCACCCCGTACCGCAGCGTGCGCTGGGACGGCGAGACGCTGCAGTTCGGCGCCGGTGCGCAGCGTGCCGATGCGCCGGCCGACGACGCGCAGGACACGCTGTGGCGCACCTACTACGCCAACATCTTCAACCCGGCGCGGCTCAATCCGACGATGATGCGCCAGGAGATGCCGCAGAAATACTGGAAGCATCTGCCGGAAGCGCAGCTGCTGCCCACGCTGATCCGCGACGCCGGGCTACGCGTGCGCGAGATGGCCGAGCGCGCGCCCGAACCGGTGCGCCGGCGCATTCCCGCGCCGGCACCGACGCCGGCGGTGGCAGCCGACGACAGCCTGGACGCGTTGCGCGCGGCGGCGCGCGACTGCCGCCGCTGTCCGCTGTGGCAGCCGGCCACCCAGACCGTATTCGGCGAAGGCCCGCAGGACGCCGCGGTGATGGTGGTCGGCGAGCAGCCCGGCGACGAGGAGGACCTGAGCGGGCGTCCCTTCGTCGGCCCGGCCGGGCGCCTGTTCGATCGCGCGCTGCAGGAACTGGGGGTCGAACGTGCAGGCATGTACGTGACCAACGCGGTCAAGCATTTCCGTTTCGAGCAGCGCGGCAAGGCGCGGCTGCACCGCAATCCCGAGCGCGCGCATGTCGAGGCCTGCCGGATGTGGCTGGCCGGCGAACTGGCACGGGTGCGCCCGCGCATCGTGCTGTGCCTGGGCGCGACCGCGGCGCGCGCGGTGCTGGGAAGCGGCTTCAGGCTGATGGCCCAGCGCGGGCAGTGGCAGGCGCTGGACGACGGCACCCGCGCGCTGGCCACCGTGCATCCGTCGTGGGTGCTGCGCCAGCGTGGCGGCGAAGCGGGCGATGAAGCCTATCAAGGCTTCGTGCGCGACCTGCGCGTGTTGGCGGCGCAGGTGCCGATGCTGCACACGGGAAATTCCGGCAACTGACCACGCGTGCGCGTGCTGCGGTTGTCGCCATCGGGGCGGGACCGCGCGGTGGCATGCGTGGACGTGCAAAACGGGGACGGCCGCAGCCGTCCCCGCGATGCCAATGCACCCCCGATGTGCTTACGGCATCAAAACCTTGTCCACCACATGGATCACGCCATTGCTCTGCATCACGTCGGCGGTGGTGACGTGCGCGGTATTGCCCTTGCTGTCGGTGAGGGTGATCTTGCCGCCGCGGGCCTTGGCGATCAGCGTTTCGCCCTGCACGGTGGTGAGCTTGGCGCTGCCGCCGCCGGCCTTGATCTGCGCCAGCAACGCCGCCGCGTCGAGCTTGCCCGGGACCACGTGGTAGGTCAGCACCTGGGTCAGCTTTTCCTTGTTCTCCGGCTTGAGCAACGTGTCCACCGTGCCGGCCGGCAGCGCGGCGAAGGCGGCATTGGTCGGTGCGAACACGGTGAACGGGCCGGCGCCCTTCAACGTGTCCACCAGGCCGGCGGCCTTGACCGCGGCGACCAGTGTGGTGTGATCCTTGGAGTTGACCGCGTTGTCGATGATGTCCTTGGTGGCGTACATCGGCGCGCCGCCGACCATCGGATTCGGCTTGGCCTCGCTCATCGCGGCGTGGTCGTGCATGGCGGCCTGGCTGGGGGCGGCCATGGCGGGCAGGGAGACGAGGCCGGCGAGGGCCAGGGACAGCAAGTGGAGTTTCATGGGCTTGGCTCCTGGAAAGGGATGCACGGCCAGTCGACCGTGCACCTGCCTTTACGCGCCCTGCGCCGGCGCGGTTGCATCACGCCGCCCAGATAATGATGAACGCGCTGCGCCGGCCTTGTCGCCGCTCGGGTCTTGCGCGGTCAAGCCGGTCTCCCTGTGTGCTGAAACACACGCGGCGACAGGCCGTGCGATGCAGCGGCGCCTGTGCACGCTGTGCCCAACCGCCTGTGGTGCGTCATCGACGCGTCCGTAGACGCCGTCGCCTGGCAGCGCCGGTCAGCGCAAGGCGGCGTATCGGCTCAGCGGCGCTGCAGCACGTAGCTGTTCTCGAAGCCGTGGGCGCAGCCGAGCACATGGAAGTCGCCGAAGTAGCCGGCGGCGCGCAGCAGGTCCACTGCCGGGCCGACCTCCGGCGAGTACTCCCAGTCGCCGTAGTCGTCGAACACCACGAATCCCCCCGAGACGACGCTGGGCGCGTACAGCAGGAAATCCAGCAGCACGTTGCGCCCGGTGTGGCCACCGTCGATGTGCAACAACGCCACCTTCGGCTCCATGGCGTAGAAATGCTCGGCGCAGAATTCGGAATAACCGCGGATGAACCGCGCATTGGGCAGCAACTGCTGCCGATAGTGGTTGAACTCCTCGAACTGGTTCGGCAGCGCGAACGGATCCATGCCGATCACCCGGCGCTGGCGGCCAGACACCTCGTTCATCAGCACCAGCGACTTGCCCTTCCACACCCCGATCTCCACCAGGTCGCCCGGCACGCCCTCCAGCAGCAGGCACAGGTAGCCCAGCAGCCGCACGTGGTCGTGGAAGGACAGCTCGCGCCGCTCCATCGCGTGTTCGGCCGGCAGGCCGGCCTGGGCCTGCACGAAGTGCTCGCCGATCAGCTCCCAGATCCGCGGAATGCTGCCTTCGGCCGCGTGTTCGTCGATGAAGCGGTTGAGTTCCTGGATGGTGAGCATGCGGTCTCCGGCGAAAAGGCGCCGGTGTCCGCCACCGGCTCTGCCGCCGGATAGTAGCCTCCTCGGGACACGCCTGGACGCCCGCGCGGGGGCGTGTCGGGTCACGATGCGTCCCGCGGCGCCCGGTCGTCCGCGCGTGGCGACGCAGAGGCATGCATCGCCCATGGAATCAGTCCTGGTCCGATGGCCGTGGCGTGAGCGTCCGCCGATGCTGCGGTTGTACCGCGATGGGCGCGGTGCAGCCCAACCAGGAGAAAGGACGATGGTCGCACTGCGCGGCAGTCGCAACAATTATCAGCTATCGGCCCACGATGAAGATCTGCAGGACGCCCCGCCGCTGACCCAGAGTGCGGCACGGATGCGCAACAAGGAGGGTACGGCGAAGGGGCGCGCCATCGCACGGTTGTCGGCGGCGACCGGCCTGACGTTGTCGCTCAGCCAGTTTTCGGTGACCAGGACCGCCGTCGGCGACACAGGTCCCTCCACGCCGGTGGAGTGGCGCTACGAGGTCACCACGGGGCAGGGCGCGCGGGCGCGGCACTGGACGCTGATGGTCGACATGGACGACGTGCCCGCAG
This genomic stretch from Xanthomonas sacchari harbors:
- a CDS encoding UdgX family uracil-DNA binding protein (This protein belongs to the uracil DNA glycosylase superfamily, members of which act in excision repair of DNA. However, it belongs more specifically to UdgX branch, whose founding member was found to bind uracil in DNA (where it does not belong), without cleaving it, appears to promote DNA repair by a pathway involving RecA, rather than base excision.), coding for MFQAEVLPPWSLEAWRAVARAAWCAQVAPETLAWDGDAQGGLLAGTDVATLPAQLPPPRVSAEFLALAGAVLCHRAPQRHALLYRLLWRIADGERALLQRVTDADVHRAQQWAQAVRRDSHKMKAFVRFREVPGEQEAYIAWFEPEHHIVDRVAPFFARRFAGMRWAILTPYRSVRWDGETLQFGAGAQRADAPADDAQDTLWRTYYANIFNPARLNPTMMRQEMPQKYWKHLPEAQLLPTLIRDAGLRVREMAERAPEPVRRRIPAPAPTPAVAADDSLDALRAAARDCRRCPLWQPATQTVFGEGPQDAAVMVVGEQPGDEEDLSGRPFVGPAGRLFDRALQELGVERAGMYVTNAVKHFRFEQRGKARLHRNPERAHVEACRMWLAGELARVRPRIVLCLGATAARAVLGSGFRLMAQRGQWQALDDGTRALATVHPSWVLRQRGGEAGDEAYQGFVRDLRVLAAQVPMLHTGNSGN
- a CDS encoding flavodoxin family protein yields the protein MSKIAIVYFSGYGHTVKQAEAVHAGAASVGEATLYRIDQDGNLPDGAWEAIGQADAIVYGSPTYMGGPAWQFKKFADASSKPWFAQAWKDKIAAGFTNSASVNGDKFATIEYFWTLAQQHGQIWVGTGLLPSNTKAHGPNDVNWTAGSGGALAISPSDASPDEAPRSGDLETARLLGKRVAEFAAKLKG
- a CDS encoding class I SAM-dependent methyltransferase produces the protein MLTIQELNRFIDEHAAEGSIPRIWELIGEHFVQAQAGLPAEHAMERRELSFHDHVRLLGYLCLLLEGVPGDLVEIGVWKGKSLVLMNEVSGRQRRVIGMDPFALPNQFEEFNHYRQQLLPNARFIRGYSEFCAEHFYAMEPKVALLHIDGGHTGRNVLLDFLLYAPSVVSGGFVVFDDYGDWEYSPEVGPAVDLLRAAGYFGDFHVLGCAHGFENSYVLQRR
- a CDS encoding fasciclin domain-containing protein; its protein translation is MKLHLLSLALAGLVSLPAMAAPSQAAMHDHAAMSEAKPNPMVGGAPMYATKDIIDNAVNSKDHTTLVAAVKAAGLVDTLKGAGPFTVFAPTNAAFAALPAGTVDTLLKPENKEKLTQVLTYHVVPGKLDAAALLAQIKAGGGSAKLTTVQGETLIAKARGGKITLTDSKGNTAHVTTADVMQSNGVIHVVDKVLMP
- a CDS encoding LysR family transcriptional regulator, whose translation is MDTLEAMRVFVAVVDRNGFNAAADALGISTASVTRQVAWLEQRLGSRLLNRTTRRVSPSSVGAAYYQRCQLLLAEFDDMEAAVGEQALTPSGTLRINAPFSFSVARLGPRLAGYSARYPQVALDLSLSDRLVDIVEEGYDLAIRITRQVAPTLIARKLGEVQAFLCAAPAYLARAGTPQLAADLAGHPFLSYSYVQDDLTLHGPDGATQVRVAGTLRANCGDVLREAAIAGMGITVQPDFMAEAALEDGRLVRVLPDHEIGPIGVYAVYASRSHLAPKVRSFIDYLVEVGIDRTMRSSPAES
- a CDS encoding putative DNA modification/repair radical SAM protein — translated: MNTLEKLAVLADAAKYDASCASSGADKRHSLRSGGIGSTEGMGICHSYTPDGRCVSLLKILLTNFCVFDCAYCVNRVSSNVRRARFTPAEVVKLTLDFYKRNYIEGLFLSSGIIRNSDYTMEQLVEVARLLREEHRFAGYIHLKTIPDAAPELLAAAGRYADRLSINVELPTERGLAQLAPEKNVGGIRAAMGELRWRIEESKEARKAETRVRAKPPRFAPAGQSTQMIVGADGADDRAILHTSHNLYGNYRLRRVYYSAFSPIPDASAKLPLLAPPLQREHRLYQADWLLRFYDFSVEEIAPPTTSGMLDLDVDPKLAWALRNPERFPVDLNTAAREMLLRVPGLGTRNVERLLLARRHARLRVEDLARLRVPLKKLLPFVSVLDHHPRQRLDDPQRLRAQLAPAPRQGGLFD
- a CDS encoding class III extradiol ring-cleavage dioxygenase encodes the protein MARLPSLYISHGSPMTALQPGLVGTRLAELAATLPRPRAIVLASAHWLGRRPLVGAAAQPQTIHDFGGFPQALYAMQYPAPGAPALAHQVAELLAQAGLAPVLDERRGLDHGVWVPLSLLYPQADIPVVPLSIQPELGPEHHLALGRALAPLREDGVLVIGSGSITHNLHDLGRYAEGKEVPYVRPFIEWTEQALRRDDVPAMLDYRRQAPFAARAHPTDEHWLPIYVAMGAAGADGLGAQRIDAGIDAGLLAMDIYRFDGAAARAAA